The following nucleotide sequence is from Hemitrygon akajei chromosome 22, sHemAka1.3, whole genome shotgun sequence.
ACATGACAGTATGATTGTAGACTTATCAAGAAAAATGATTCTACAGTTCATCCCAGCAAGTGCATCTTTTAAGATAGTTCATCTAGTGAAATTGAACAGTTCTGAACAACAATAATTAATTTTTCATTTAATATGATGGACCTGGACACTACTAGCACATGGCCTTCCTATTGCAATTTCTAATACATATCACAGAAAACTTAAGCTTCATCAGGTTGAGGCTCCAATGCACTGTGCGGAGTTGTTTTCCACCTAGATGTTTCATTATTGCACAAAGCATATATTAAAGAGCAGCTGGAACTCCCAACCATACCCAGGGAATTACAACACATCATAGCAGAAAAGGTTTGCTACTAAAGCTCTGAAATCAAAGTGTAGGAAACACCCATTACATCTGCATTTTTCCATTACAGCACAGCAAAAACCTCAATTATTATAACTATCAAACTCTATCATCTCCGACAAAGTTCTTTGGGCCAATTTTTCAATTATTGAAAAGCTGCAAGTGTTGCTGTGCAGTGCATTTTATTCCTGCATATAAAAAAAGTAGCCCAAGATGAAATTTCTTACTTTAATTACTATAGCTTGTATGTTAAAGGTTATGTCACACTAAATAAGGGGGCTCCTGGACTACAAAATTATAATCTACATCAATGGTAGATAATTTAAGGAAATTATGCAGGCACACAGTTCTTCAAAAGGCATTGAGCTGTTTTATGCAATCATGCAAGCAGAAAATATTTCACTGAATATCTTATGTTCTCTGCATATAGCTTTCctccttaccccccccccccccccagagaacCAGGGGAGTTACGTTCCACAATAGTTTGTCTCAAACCACAGTCAGAACCAGCATTTGAATAGCAGTAGTAAGTCCCAAGATGGTAAGGCTCTTGAAAGCAGCTATTTCCTAGTCCTGGacaattctccccccccccccccccaaatgaaaGGTGGATTTCTAAATTTGAAAACTGCTGTGCATTTCCAAGTCATAAAAACAAAATACTTCCGCTATTCAGCAGCCTCTATATCAAAGCTTGATTTTATTCAGATGCAAAGATCCTTCCAAATCAAAACTTTTGCAAATTTAGATACCAAACCTATTCACACCTGCACACAGATTAGATATTTTAAAGCaagtaattaatataatttagGGTTGAAGTTATGGAAGCTGCTTGTGTCAATACTGATGCCCAGTTAAATGTTGTATCATGGACCCTTTACTAAAGTAGCAGCTCCAAGATGCTAGCCTGcaacaggcaatatctatgcactttgataataaacttaccttGAACTTTGCAGTTCCCAAACACAAGACTAAAAATGTTCCAGTCTGCTGAGAATAAAAGTAGCTTACAGCAGGAATAGAATTCCCTGCCTTTTGGTGAGTCGATAGCAACAGCCAACTTCTCAGACCAcgataattaggccattcagcccatcaagtccactcaaTCATtctatcatggatgatttattattctTAATAGCAACAGCCAACTTCTCAGACAATTGGTGTAAACTTGTTTTAGAACAATCTGTGACTATTAGCTGAATCAGTGAGCAAACACCCCAGTTTCAAATTTTTTCCCCGTATCATAGCCAAGTTACATCTAAATTTGTGTTTTGGTGATTCTTTACCATCTCCCCTGATCTCACCCAATAGCAGTTCTCAGCTTTAAATTCATAGCAATAACTAGAATACACACACAAGTCATAGTGCTATTTCAGAACATGCAATTGTGTAAACTGATGTATTCTTAATAATGTACAACAGAATCCAaatttttaaacttttatttAAAATGACACTTTGGCAGTTACATACATACAGAACTCCAAGACTTCCAAACTTCCATATTGGAAGGACATGCATCTTTACATACACTGTGGTACTTTATGCATAAGTTAAACTTGTATAATATTAATCTGCCATTCTAATAGAAAAAACTAACAAAAAATTTGAGGAATGTAAAGTAACAAAAAATTAAATAATGGGGAAAGTGCACCAATCCTACTGCTGCACTGCAGTCTTTCTTGGAATATCAATTGTTTCTAATATTAAAGAACTTCCTCATCCTCAAACAAAGTTACAGTACATGTCAGAAGAGAATGGAAAAAATTGACATCTAGTTTAATAAGTTATTTCTGCATTCCACTATATGCAAGAGGCATAGGATAACCAGTTTGTGCTTGGAAACCCATTCCCATCAAAGGTGGGGGTGGATACTGGTACTGAGCTCCCACAGACTGTTGACCAATGCCATTGCTCTGCATGGCATTGGTACCAGAATGGCCACTTGCAAACTGCTGGACCTTGCTATTAACAGCCTTGTAACCATTTTGACTCTGATTGCCAAATGCATTGGTTCCCTGGTTTACAGATCCTGGAAAATTGGAATTTCCAAACCGAGCCAGATTTGGAAAGTTGTTCGTGGATCCAAATTTCCCAGAAACAAAGGTGGTTTGTTGGTTTGCAGAAGCAAATGTCTGTGTAAAACCATTctctctgcctcctgctccaTATACCCTGTCCAAACTATCCCTATTCCTAAAACTGTAGCCTCCAATCCTGTTGGAACCAGAGAATCGGTCTCTTCTGTCATCACGGCGATCGTCTTTATAGCCACCTCTACTCCTGGAACGACCTGTCCAATTAAAATGCACACTTACTTAAGATCAGCATATAATCATACAGATTACCATGAAATCAAATGTCACTCAACTAACTGGCTCAGATCAAACCAAACTTATGACAACCCAAACTAGGACTTTAGGGTTTGAACCCTTTCCACAAAACCACAGCAGCTTTAAATACAGGTTTAGTTCAGTTGGCCAAGCTGCAAGTTAATTTAATCCATTTATATTCAAATTCTATTTCATGCTTCCAACTTCAAGCCAATCCACTAGTTTATTCTGAGTACCCACAAATGTTACCCTTTAATCTTCCAAACCCCTTTAAAGTCCAAACTACAAGTGTAATACTGAAATCCAGTTCGGCTGGATGTAAAATGCAAAATGTGATCCTTGAGTAGAATTTTAGAAGATTTTGCCATGTAATTACCTGAACCTCTGTCTTCCACCATCTGAATTAGCTTTGGGTTGATAGCCTGATTTGCCTCACGAAGCACAGAGATAAGGTCATTTGCCTGCTTTATGTTGCCAGGAGTAAAGAACGTGTAAGCGGTGCCAGTTTTGGAACTGCGGGCAGTTCGCCCAATGCGGTGAATATAGTCTTCAGAGGAGTTAGGGTAGTCATAATTGATGACAAATTTCACATCTTCAACATCTGTAAAGTGTTGCAGTGTTGCAAAAGCAGGCGCATGTTATgcacaccacaacagtcagatCAAAAACAGAAGTTAGCAAGTGAGCAAACAGCCGCAGCATCAATGACTGTAAAGCAAATGTTAAAACAACCCTTAGATCAAATCTTGTGGGAATactactgtgggaagagaaaaCAATGCACACTCCCCTTAAAAAAAAGAACAACCCAAAAATCAGAGATATTTTGAGATCTTACCATTGGGAGTATGCATTCACTAGTCCATTCCCAAGTCAGCGAACTCCCCACATGTTATCAAGTGACATCCGGATGCTTCTATACAGTTGGGGCCACTTTGTACATTGTTGCCTCTTCATGTGCCATTCAGGACCTTATAACAGTCAGGCAAGGTCCTTCCTACACATTCATGAGAAGCTCAGGATTCAGGCCACACTGCACGTCTTGCCAAGACCAAAATAGACTACAATTAAACAGAGCCCAATGGACACCTACATCCCCAGTACTTCCCTACTTAGGTTTTCCTTTTGACATCTTGTCTAGGCAAGCACTTCTAAGAAGCCAGTGTTCACTTGAGAAAATGTCTCTGTTTGGCAGGTCCCGACATGACTACACTAGGTGAGGGAGGAACTTCAGAAATTATGAGGGCATTACACTGCTAGATTCAATGTTAACTAATCTACCAATCTTTCACTAACTTGTGCCAGTACTCACCACCAATTTCTGGGAAGGAGCTTACTGAGGTTAACTGGGCTCTCCATTTGAAAAAACACATGAAGCAGTGAACAAAGTTTAACAATAAGACACTTGTTCGGCGCACCATTATTTTGGTAAACTTgctagctttaaaaaaaaattagctaAGCAAAATGGGGGAAAATGAAACCAGGGCATATCCTGAGTAATcataaaaaaaagtaaacaaaagaACCAAAGTTTTAATGAATGGTAAGTGCTTCACGTCATCCAGGGCGAGAACATTTTAGGGTGGCGGGTAAATGTTGACCATTCCGCCTTTTGAAGATTACTGGCACAATGCTCCCTCTGTTCAGCATCTTTGTACTCGACTGGGTAGCTGCCAGCCGATCACATcgatttgtcctccttccccctctcgcGTCCTCGAACTGTCATGCCTAGGCCCTGCCACAAAGACTGCACCTTTACACAACttagaaaaaaaaatgcaaagacATGTTAAAGAAAGCAATAGTATACTTTCTTTAAATCTTTGAATAAAGTGGAGGAAAGTCACAAGGTGGACTGGCATTACTAACCTAAACCTCTGGAAGCAACATCTGTCGCAATAAGGATTGGTGCTTTGCCTGACCGAAACTCTAATTGGGGAGGAAAAGAAAAAGTTAAATAGTGCATATTCAGAAATGCTTAAAAGATAAAGCTCAAGCTCAAGCTCAAGCTGGTGAATCGCTTACCATTTAGAACCCAGTCACGCTCTGGCTGACTCTTGTCACCGTGAATGCACATGGCTGGCCACCTACAGATcaagaaaatgaaaaataattaGACCTGGAAAGGAAAAAATCTGAATCTTATTTAATAAGTCCAGTAGTTCATTTCTCAGAAATGATTTCACTTACTTTTAGAAACTAGATACTTGGTGCATGAGTAATTCATAGAATCTCGCTTCATAGCCCCCTATAAATCTAACCAACCAGTCACGTGCATTGCTCCAAATCTTTCCATCATTTCACAAATGTGATTCAGCAGGCTTGAAATATATTAGTAAATCTCAATTGTTAATGTCACTATATTGCCAACCCTAACAAAAAACCTCAATTTATGCTATAGGCACAATGCATATGCTGAATGACTAATTTTATAGTGGTTTATGATGGCATGCTTTCTAATCTCCATAATGTTAGATACTACTGTGAGCAGATGTGCATAATATTAAAGCAGCTCAAGATCATTTACATTTCACCCTATATTTTTGGCCACTACTGCCCCCCTGAAAGGCTTATACTATTTGAGCAATAATCAGTTTTCACCAAAATAACCCAAAAAGCTGTTCAGAAAATGTAGGTATAACAGGAAGCAGATATGTTCATGTATCAAAAATTTAATAGTGAAACTAACAGCATGCTACATGAATTGACAAGTCAAGTTGCAACATTAAGTGCTCACCCATCTCTCCTCATTCGTCTTGTGAGTTCATCACATCTTCGCTTCGTTTCCACAAAAAtaattgttttgttttctttttcactcATTATTTCCTCCATCAACCTTAGCAATCTAATATAGAAAGCCACAATTAAGTTTTAGTCATTAGTAATTATAAATGTACAGAAGATTTTTTGTCAAACATTAAAGGCAATTAAAGACAAAATAAGCCCAATCTCAGCATCCAATCTGATTTATGGTTAGCAGATTTCATTGGATTTTTAGCTTTCTCCTttgacaggtgaagccagctCTATCTATAATAGTGTGCATCAAAACAAAGATGCTATTTAAAACCAAATATTCAGAAAATTCAAATGACTTTGCTTCATCCACCCATGTCTTACTTGGGAATACTTTCAAGGTCAGCaagttagaaaacagtctatctTTTGCTGCTAGTCCACTccaatttgggggggggggggggcagagagaaagaagaggAAGCGAGTGGAATGGGAGCTGAGCTCAAGTATATGGGCTACATTTGACTCAAACCACCTTTTAAAATTGGAGTGGAAAAAGGTAACTCAACAAGCATTTAAATACCAAGTTTATTTTAGAAAAGACAAGGAAAATTAGAGGTAGGAAAAATGAATTTGGTAAATAACATTGTAATCAGATGAATGTTGCTACCCAATTTTCACTTACTTGTCATCCTTCTCAACCTCCTGACATACGTCTATAATCTGCAGAATGTTATGATTAGCACTAAGCTCCAATGCACCTATGTTAATCTGAACATACTCCTTCAAGAAGTCTTCAGCCAATTGCCGAACCTCCTTAGGCCAAGTTGCACTCCACATCAACGTCTGCCTGTCAGGctgggagaaaaaaatgaaaattgGTCCACAAAGTTAGGGAAAAATGCACTGAACACCAGAAGCATGAGAAATTACTTTTTTAAAGCTACATCGTTTGtgctaaaaaaaaaatactggaacaAAATGAAGAGCAGGTGTGAAACACCTGCTGCTTATTTGTCTAACTGTACAGGAATAATTGTAGGGAAATATTACGTTAAATTTCATTGATCAAAGGGGCTGGACAAAATTGTGTATTTGGGACAATATATTAAGAACAGGAGGCATGCCATTGTTACAGCAAAAAAATTAGATAGGTAGACTCAATGGCTTTCTTCAGAAAATTCACACACAATGTTCAGAGGAGGATTTCCCAGCTGCTCTACAGCAACACTGCTGGCCAATTACCGAACAGCAACTGTGTCACCCACTTCAAAATGGCTTTCAACAGATCAATTAGTCA
It contains:
- the ddx5 gene encoding probable ATP-dependent RNA helicase DDX5, producing MMPGYDRGDRSRDRGGFGSAPRFGGSRNAPVAGRKFGQPGEKLRKRKWDLNELPKFEKNFYVEHMDVVNRPPQEIEQYRRNKEITVKGLGCPKPVFNFVEASFPTYVLDVLMQQNFTEPTAIQAQGWPVALSGKDMVGIAQTGSGKTLAYLLPAIVHINHQPFLERGDGPICLVLAPTRELAQQVQHVAHDYGRASRLKSTCIYGGAPKGPQIRDLERGVEICIATPGRLIDFLEAGKTNLRRCTYLVLDEADRMLDMGFEPQIRKIVEQIRPDRQTLMWSATWPKEVRQLAEDFLKEYVQINIGALELSANHNILQIIDVCQEVEKDDKLLRLMEEIMSEKENKTIIFVETKRRCDELTRRMRRDGWPAMCIHGDKSQPERDWVLNEFRSGKAPILIATDVASRGLDVEDVKFVINYDYPNSSEDYIHRIGRTARSSKTGTAYTFFTPGNIKQANDLISVLREANQAINPKLIQMVEDRGSGRSRSRGGYKDDRRDDRRDRFSGSNRIGGYSFRNRDSLDRVYGAGGRENGFTQTFASANQQTTFVSGKFGSTNNFPNLARFGNSNFPGSVNQGTNAFGNQSQNGYKAVNSKVQQFASGHSGTNAMQSNGIGQQSVGAQYQYPPPPLMGMGFQAQTGYPMPLAYSGMQK